A region of Streptomyces sp. WMMC500 DNA encodes the following proteins:
- a CDS encoding anti-sigma regulatory factor, whose translation MDGTDDIVISDQTDLIRVRKTLRAQARSAGLGLVDETKLITAGSELARNILKYAVGARGRLCAERVTADGRQGVRATFTDEGPGIEDVDAALDDGFSTSGSLGLGLPGARRLVDEMTVTSAPGSGTTVVIEKWRR comes from the coding sequence ATGGACGGCACGGACGACATCGTCATCTCCGACCAGACGGATCTGATACGGGTGCGCAAGACGCTGCGCGCGCAGGCCCGGAGTGCTGGCCTGGGCCTGGTGGACGAGACCAAGCTGATCACCGCCGGCAGCGAACTGGCCCGCAACATCCTCAAGTACGCCGTCGGAGCCCGCGGCCGGCTGTGCGCGGAGCGGGTCACCGCCGACGGCCGGCAGGGCGTCCGGGCTACGTTCACCGACGAGGGCCCGGGCATCGAGGACGTCGACGCCGCGCTCGACGACGGGTTCAGCACCAGCGGCAGCCTGGGACTCGGTCTGCCCGGCGCGCGCCGCCTGGTGGACGAGATGACCGTCACCTCGGCCCCGGGCTCAGGCACCACGGTGGTGATCGAGAAGTGGCGACGCTGA
- a CDS encoding sialidase family protein, whose product MTAASHRTPRFRRRVLRLSGALLVALGGLSVYLARPGAESAGAAPAATVDPFEAQTTTLFTASGPGCYRIPAVVRTASGSLLAFAEQRVNSCEDKSNIRLVSRRLPAGSGTWESRKTVAEGTDADADAPATRGNAAPVVYRTLDGAPATGQPDGRIVLLSTFNPVDPAAPGETNSGAPRTPYVQYSTDDGQSWTRPKSLYEQIDDPEWGHYATGPVHAVQLTRGEHVGRLMAGVNYNFRDDSGTPVYGAMIVYSDDGGTTWREGARRTYPSDSSTIQPQELSLVELANGDVYVWTRQNHFRDDGNDADVTARPHRLAAVSKDGGASFTAAGFQPVEGYEAPRAQSAVLRMDATDEGNPYNRILTSAPAWNNSRRAMTVRSSFDETATWQGVDTVASDSTDEGVQVWGSKNRGLPKDECACYAGYSDLVELPDGDIGLLYERGSTSVYEEIAFVRLEPDDLPAPATTPDTARSADALAFDGTRRTVDGRFGNGLVFDGQTGRVQLPYAPEPLLGTGDFTVSTWIKYGDKRTGQAVFWANGMNDAPQLWLRAEPDDGRLLARLNDATDPAVSVTTSRAYADNAWHHVVLRRSGDTLTVFVDGTEAGSATGAAGDVMGSDPAPVHLGQRMDGAQRFQGTMDEFRIYDRALTAAEITSLRDTNETSGTELVAHLPLGTLS is encoded by the coding sequence ATGACAGCCGCTTCCCATCGAACTCCTCGCTTCCGCCGACGCGTCCTGCGCCTGTCCGGGGCGTTGTTGGTGGCGCTCGGCGGCCTCAGCGTGTACCTGGCGCGGCCCGGGGCCGAGTCCGCCGGTGCCGCTCCCGCGGCCACCGTCGACCCCTTCGAGGCGCAGACCACGACCCTCTTCACCGCCTCGGGCCCCGGCTGCTACCGCATCCCCGCCGTCGTCCGCACCGCGAGCGGGTCGCTGCTGGCCTTCGCCGAGCAGCGGGTGAACTCCTGCGAGGACAAGTCCAACATCCGCCTCGTCTCCCGTCGGCTGCCCGCGGGCAGCGGCACCTGGGAGTCCAGGAAGACCGTCGCCGAGGGCACCGACGCCGACGCGGACGCCCCGGCGACCCGCGGCAACGCCGCCCCCGTGGTCTACCGCACCCTCGACGGCGCCCCCGCCACCGGCCAGCCCGACGGCCGGATCGTGCTGCTGAGCACCTTCAACCCGGTCGACCCCGCGGCGCCCGGCGAGACCAACTCGGGTGCGCCCCGCACCCCGTACGTGCAGTACAGCACCGACGACGGGCAGAGCTGGACCAGGCCGAAGAGCCTCTACGAGCAGATCGACGACCCGGAGTGGGGGCACTACGCCACCGGGCCCGTGCACGCCGTCCAGCTCACCCGCGGCGAGCACGTGGGCCGGCTGATGGCGGGCGTCAACTACAACTTCCGCGACGACTCCGGCACTCCGGTGTACGGCGCGATGATCGTCTACAGCGACGACGGCGGCACCACTTGGCGGGAGGGCGCCCGCCGCACCTACCCGTCGGACAGCTCCACGATCCAGCCGCAGGAGCTGAGCCTGGTCGAGCTCGCCAACGGCGACGTCTACGTCTGGACCCGGCAGAACCACTTCCGGGACGACGGCAACGATGCCGACGTCACCGCGCGCCCGCACCGGCTGGCCGCGGTCAGCAAGGACGGCGGGGCGAGCTTCACCGCCGCCGGCTTCCAGCCCGTCGAGGGCTACGAGGCGCCGCGGGCGCAGTCGGCGGTGCTGCGGATGGACGCCACCGACGAGGGCAACCCGTACAACCGCATCCTCACCTCCGCGCCGGCCTGGAACAACTCCCGCCGGGCCATGACCGTCCGCTCCTCCTTCGACGAGACGGCGACCTGGCAGGGCGTCGACACCGTCGCCAGCGACTCCACCGACGAGGGCGTCCAGGTCTGGGGCAGCAAGAACCGCGGCCTGCCGAAGGACGAGTGCGCCTGCTACGCCGGCTACTCCGACCTGGTCGAGCTGCCCGACGGCGACATCGGCCTGCTCTACGAGCGCGGCAGCACCTCCGTCTACGAGGAGATCGCCTTCGTCCGGCTCGAGCCGGATGACCTGCCCGCCCCCGCGACCACCCCCGACACCGCGCGGTCCGCCGACGCGCTGGCCTTCGACGGCACCAGGAGGACGGTCGACGGGCGGTTCGGCAACGGCCTGGTCTTCGACGGCCAGACCGGCCGCGTCCAACTGCCCTACGCCCCGGAGCCGCTCCTCGGCACCGGGGACTTCACCGTCTCCACCTGGATCAAATATGGCGACAAACGCACCGGCCAGGCCGTCTTCTGGGCGAACGGCATGAACGACGCACCGCAGTTGTGGCTGCGCGCGGAGCCGGACGACGGCCGGCTGCTCGCCCGCCTCAACGACGCCACCGACCCGGCCGTCAGTGTCACCACCTCCCGCGCCTACGCCGACAACGCCTGGCACCACGTCGTGCTGCGCCGCAGCGGCGACACCCTGACCGTGTTCGTCGACGGCACCGAAGCCGGCTCGGCGACCGGGGCGGCCGGCGACGTCATGGGCAGCGATCCCGCCCCCGTCCACCTCGGGCAGCGCATGGACGGAGCACAGCGCTTCCAGGGCACCATGGACGAGTTCCGCATCTACGACCGCGCCCTGACCGCGGCCGAGATCACCAGCCTGCGCGACACGAACGAGACGAGCGGCACAGAACTCGTAGCGCACCTGCCCCTGGGCACCCTTTCCTGA
- a CDS encoding PAS domain S-box protein, which translates to MTEPAPEDREPNVRLRDLQSLLDAITDYAIVRFDAEGRIAGWGRGARLLHGYEEDEALGHPAAMLYPADDRAAGRAEQALATARESGRYESEGWRQRKNGERYWASSVLTAIRDAGGEVFGFAEVVKDASDQRRADSLFHGLLESAPDAMVIIGADGRIRLANRQTDLLFGYDREELIGQEIEVLVPPRFRKQHYGHRTGFLSDPRMRPMGVGLELYGLRRDGSEFPVEISLSPLETDEGVLVSAAIRDVTDRRETEQRLMRQRDEIMELSTPVIQVWDKVLALPLIGTLDTGRAARLTEGLLQRIAETEAEVAILDISGVPTIDTQVAQHLLRTVQAAALMGTESIMSGVRPETAQSMVHLGIDMGRLRSRNTLRDALQLALAVLEERNSAPGATDPLDGTL; encoded by the coding sequence ATGACGGAGCCCGCACCGGAGGACCGGGAGCCGAATGTACGACTGCGCGATCTGCAGTCGCTGCTGGACGCGATCACCGACTACGCAATCGTCAGGTTCGACGCCGAGGGCCGGATAGCCGGCTGGGGCCGTGGTGCCCGGCTGTTGCACGGCTACGAAGAGGACGAGGCACTGGGCCACCCCGCGGCCATGCTCTACCCGGCCGACGACCGGGCGGCCGGTCGGGCAGAGCAGGCGCTCGCCACCGCGCGGGAGAGCGGCCGGTACGAGTCCGAGGGCTGGCGGCAGCGCAAGAACGGCGAGCGGTACTGGGCCAGTTCGGTGCTCACCGCGATTCGGGACGCCGGCGGCGAGGTGTTCGGCTTCGCCGAGGTCGTCAAGGACGCCAGTGACCAGCGGCGCGCGGACTCCCTGTTCCACGGCCTGCTGGAGTCGGCGCCGGACGCGATGGTCATCATCGGGGCCGACGGCCGGATCAGGCTCGCCAACCGGCAGACGGACCTGCTGTTCGGCTACGACCGCGAGGAGTTGATAGGCCAGGAGATAGAGGTCCTGGTCCCGCCCCGGTTCCGCAAGCAGCACTACGGACACCGAACCGGCTTCCTCTCCGACCCCCGGATGCGCCCGATGGGTGTGGGGCTGGAGCTGTACGGACTGCGCCGCGACGGCTCCGAGTTCCCCGTCGAGATCAGCCTGAGCCCGCTGGAGACCGACGAGGGAGTCCTGGTCTCGGCCGCCATCCGGGACGTCACCGACCGCCGCGAGACCGAGCAGCGCCTGATGCGGCAGCGCGATGAGATCATGGAACTGTCCACCCCCGTGATCCAGGTGTGGGACAAGGTCCTCGCCCTGCCCCTCATCGGCACCCTCGACACCGGCCGCGCGGCCCGGCTCACCGAAGGGCTGCTGCAGCGGATCGCCGAGACCGAGGCCGAGGTGGCGATCCTCGACATCAGCGGCGTGCCGACGATCGACACCCAGGTCGCGCAGCACCTGCTGCGCACCGTCCAGGCGGCCGCGTTGATGGGCACGGAGAGCATCATGAGCGGGGTGCGGCCGGAGACGGCCCAGTCCATGGTTCACCTGGGCATCGACATGGGGCGGCTGCGTTCCCGCAACACACTGCGCGACGCACTCCAACTGGCGCTGGCGGTCCTTGAGGAGCGCAACTCCGCGCCGGGAGCGACGGACCCGCTGGACGGCACCCTGTGA
- a CDS encoding RNaseH domain-containing protein encodes MVAPKEQLDEERHRGKQRAGIAKGLWVPESEEAGQDNRVFYSTADKDSKHTGISVEAAKLTPHVNENGKNEYRPTKNASNPDVLEITAACLQPQDDAETWAMFAHLQRMCDDDYRDVLGLPLVLHLASLADEYGIPHDGDEVVEPDEEEQLTFDFSGFSLD; translated from the coding sequence ATGGTGGCCCCGAAGGAGCAGCTCGACGAGGAACGCCACCGCGGCAAGCAGCGCGCCGGCATCGCCAAGGGGCTGTGGGTACCCGAATCGGAAGAGGCCGGGCAGGACAACCGGGTCTTCTACAGCACCGCCGACAAAGACAGCAAACACACAGGCATCAGCGTGGAGGCCGCCAAGCTCACCCCACACGTCAACGAGAACGGCAAGAACGAATACCGCCCCACCAAGAACGCCTCGAACCCCGACGTACTGGAGATCACCGCAGCCTGCCTCCAACCCCAGGACGACGCGGAGACTTGGGCCATGTTCGCCCACCTGCAGCGTATGTGCGACGACGACTATCGCGACGTCCTCGGCCTGCCGCTCGTACTGCACCTCGCCAGCCTCGCCGACGAATACGGCATTCCCCACGACGGCGACGAAGTAGTGGAACCCGACGAAGAGGAACAGCTCACCTTCGACTTCAGTGGCTTCAGCCTCGACTGA
- a CDS encoding universal stress protein, with the protein MTATDKKPSLHGHVVIGYDGSRHAERALEFAVEEAVRRRTGLQLLCGVPWPPPASAGLGLSPAEHSERERVTRELLDEAAERARKLAAGELDVVTTVTRDPAVEALVHHGRTAALTVVGTRGHGGFAGLLLGSVSQRVAAHTHMPLAVVRGDADGTGEHADTVLVGVRSNSETAAVRYGFEEAARRGARLHVLHAWSYAPFTGTLTRPDSPRSHEETAEARKAAEALPRYAVAPVRDEFPEVEVTTDHECRSPSAALVERTKSVERVVVTVHRHTHPFGRRLGPVTHALLHHAHCPVILVPGT; encoded by the coding sequence ATGACCGCCACAGACAAAAAACCCTCGCTGCACGGCCACGTCGTCATCGGCTACGACGGCTCCCGACACGCGGAACGAGCCCTGGAGTTCGCCGTCGAGGAGGCCGTACGCCGCCGCACCGGTCTGCAACTGCTGTGCGGCGTGCCGTGGCCGCCGCCGGCCTCGGCCGGTCTCGGGCTGTCCCCCGCCGAGCACAGCGAGCGCGAGCGGGTCACCCGCGAGCTGCTCGACGAGGCCGCCGAACGAGCCCGCAAGCTGGCCGCCGGTGAACTGGACGTGGTCACGACGGTGACCCGCGACCCGGCGGTTGAGGCACTGGTGCACCATGGTCGTACCGCGGCACTGACGGTGGTCGGCACCCGCGGGCACGGCGGCTTCGCCGGACTGCTGCTCGGCTCGGTCAGCCAGCGCGTGGCCGCCCACACCCATATGCCCCTGGCCGTCGTACGAGGCGACGCCGACGGCACCGGCGAACACGCCGACACCGTGCTCGTCGGCGTGCGGTCGAACAGCGAGACCGCGGCCGTCCGCTACGGCTTCGAAGAAGCCGCCCGCCGCGGCGCCCGGCTGCACGTCCTGCACGCCTGGAGCTACGCGCCCTTCACCGGCACCCTCACGAGGCCCGACTCCCCGCGCAGCCACGAGGAGACGGCCGAGGCCCGCAAGGCGGCCGAGGCCTTGCCGCGCTACGCCGTGGCACCGGTGCGCGACGAGTTCCCCGAGGTCGAGGTGACCACGGACCACGAGTGCCGCTCGCCCTCCGCCGCCCTCGTCGAGCGGACCAAGTCCGTCGAGCGGGTCGTGGTGACGGTGCACCGCCACACGCACCCGTTCGGCCGCCGTCTGGGCCCGGTCACCCACGCACTGCTGCACCACGCGCACTGCCCGGTGATTCTCGTTCCCGGCACGTGA
- a CDS encoding nucleotidyl transferase AbiEii/AbiGii toxin family protein → MSLESLPASHARALRDGSTVLERLGLLIAGGYALRAHQVISRPSQDLDLATSAAQPLTHIADELAGAYRDAGYQVSILEGSERSVRMLLTLPDGIEQLEVDLLKEALSPNHLAITGPSGEHLQAISFDDAVGLKVRALHDRSYPAT, encoded by the coding sequence GTGAGCCTCGAGTCACTGCCGGCATCTCATGCCCGTGCCCTGCGTGACGGCAGCACCGTCCTCGAGCGGCTCGGCCTGCTGATCGCCGGCGGCTACGCGCTGCGCGCCCATCAGGTCATCAGCCGCCCCTCGCAGGATCTCGACCTCGCCACCAGCGCCGCACAGCCCCTGACACACATCGCCGACGAACTCGCTGGTGCATACCGCGACGCGGGCTACCAGGTGAGCATCCTGGAGGGCAGCGAACGATCCGTGCGCATGCTGCTGACCCTGCCAGACGGCATCGAGCAGCTTGAGGTCGATCTGCTGAAGGAGGCTCTCTCCCCGAACCATCTGGCCATCACCGGCCCCTCCGGAGAACACCTCCAAGCCATCTCCTTCGACGACGCCGTCGGTCTCAAGGTCCGCGCGCTGCACGACCGCTCCTACCCCGCGACCTGA
- a CDS encoding PAS domain S-box protein, with the protein MRSTQPPRTLAEAQEVLRRQETELDEGRRQIAELSRELSDADHGLIALHTELEEARGAAARLAAIVTSSGDAMISISPQRTIQTWNPGAARLLGHDADAMVGRSADELIPEGALPAFEDALARTGSGEHVEPVETRWRSADGGLVDVSVTVSAMRDGDGALIGYSIVGQDIGRRLALQSELAGARAEREVIADRERIARDLHDMVIQRLFAAGLTLQGVTAFLDHAQAVSRIKGVIGELDATIQELRNAIFDLHRAPQHTTSLRAQIFDATTAARRNLGFAPTVAFEGPVDAAIPDAIAVHLLAVLRESLSNIGKHAHASAAEVSLHTGEELLLTVSDNGRGVGPSTRRSGLANLRERAEELGGTFEIADRPSGGTRLAWRIPLARHRDGTARN; encoded by the coding sequence GTGAGGAGCACGCAGCCGCCGCGTACGCTCGCCGAGGCGCAGGAGGTGCTCCGGCGGCAAGAAACCGAACTGGACGAAGGCAGACGGCAGATCGCCGAACTCAGCCGTGAGCTGAGCGACGCCGACCATGGCCTCATCGCCCTGCACACCGAACTGGAGGAGGCCCGGGGCGCCGCCGCCCGGCTCGCCGCCATCGTCACCTCCTCCGGCGACGCCATGATCTCCATCAGCCCGCAGCGTACGATCCAGACCTGGAACCCCGGCGCCGCCCGCCTCCTCGGCCACGACGCCGACGCGATGGTCGGGCGCTCCGCCGACGAGCTCATTCCCGAGGGCGCGCTGCCGGCCTTCGAGGACGCGCTGGCCCGCACGGGCTCCGGGGAGCACGTCGAGCCGGTGGAGACCCGCTGGCGCAGCGCCGACGGCGGCCTCGTGGACGTCTCCGTCACCGTCTCGGCCATGCGCGACGGCGACGGCGCCCTCATCGGCTACTCCATCGTGGGCCAGGACATCGGCCGCCGCCTCGCCCTGCAGTCCGAACTGGCCGGCGCCCGCGCCGAGCGGGAGGTGATCGCCGACCGCGAGCGCATCGCACGCGACCTGCACGACATGGTCATCCAGCGCCTGTTCGCCGCCGGCCTGACCCTTCAGGGCGTCACCGCCTTCCTCGACCACGCCCAAGCGGTCAGCCGCATCAAGGGCGTCATCGGCGAACTCGACGCCACCATCCAGGAACTGCGCAACGCCATCTTCGACCTGCACCGCGCCCCGCAGCACACCACGAGCCTGCGTGCGCAGATCTTCGACGCCACCACCGCCGCGCGCCGCAACCTCGGCTTCGCACCCACGGTCGCCTTCGAAGGACCGGTCGACGCGGCCATCCCGGACGCGATCGCCGTTCATCTGCTGGCCGTGCTGCGCGAGTCCCTGTCCAACATCGGCAAGCACGCGCACGCCTCCGCCGCCGAGGTGAGCCTGCACACCGGCGAGGAGCTGCTGCTCACCGTCAGCGACAACGGCCGCGGCGTCGGCCCGAGCACCCGCCGCAGCGGCCTGGCCAACCTGCGCGAGCGCGCCGAGGAGCTGGGCGGTACCTTCGAGATCGCCGACCGCCCGAGCGGCGGCACCCGCCTGGCCTGGCGCATCCCCCTCGCCCGCCACCGGGACGGGACCGCCCGGAACTGA
- a CDS encoding response regulator transcription factor produces the protein MSETPASAAERPIRVFLLDDHEVVRRGLHDLLDAQPDIEVVGDAATAAEAVARGPAVRPDVAVLDVRLPDGDGISVCRELRSRMPELACLMLTSFDEDQALLDAIMAGASGYVLKQIRGDEIVNAVRTVASGKSMLDPATTARLMDSLRSEAEPEPEDAALASLTDRERDILELIGEGLTNRDIGKRLYLSEKTVKNHISRLLSKLGVERRIQAAMLASQAKSAGDDRRPDGRR, from the coding sequence ATGTCCGAGACACCGGCATCCGCCGCGGAGCGACCGATCCGCGTCTTCCTGCTCGACGACCACGAGGTGGTGCGGCGCGGCCTGCACGACCTGCTCGACGCCCAGCCGGACATCGAAGTCGTCGGCGACGCCGCCACCGCAGCCGAGGCCGTGGCCCGCGGCCCGGCGGTGCGTCCGGACGTGGCGGTGCTGGACGTGCGCCTGCCCGACGGCGACGGGATCAGCGTCTGCCGGGAGCTGCGCTCGCGCATGCCGGAGCTGGCCTGCCTGATGCTCACCTCGTTCGACGAGGACCAGGCGCTGCTCGACGCCATCATGGCGGGCGCTTCCGGTTACGTGCTGAAGCAGATACGCGGCGACGAGATCGTCAACGCCGTACGCACCGTCGCCTCGGGCAAGTCGATGCTCGACCCGGCGACCACCGCCCGGCTCATGGACAGCCTGCGCAGCGAGGCGGAGCCGGAGCCCGAGGACGCGGCGCTGGCCTCGCTGACCGACCGCGAGCGCGACATCCTGGAGCTGATCGGCGAAGGCCTGACCAACCGCGACATCGGCAAGCGGCTCTACCTCTCGGAGAAGACCGTCAAGAACCACATCTCCCGCCTGCTGTCGAAACTCGGCGTGGAGCGGCGCATCCAAGCCGCGATGCTGGCCAGCCAGGCCAAGTCGGCGGGCGACGACCGGCGGCCGGACGGCCGTCGCTGA
- a CDS encoding STAS domain-containing protein produces MRIGDTLLVSLHGDLDDDTVVGIEEHLTREVARTGAGGMLIDVSGLSVVDTFIARVLTRMVSMVRLLGAEVAIVGIQPAVAITLVDLGVPMGGLDTALNAEKGLALLARLRRHGSRRAD; encoded by the coding sequence ATGCGGATCGGCGACACGCTGCTGGTCTCGCTGCATGGCGACCTCGACGACGACACGGTCGTCGGGATCGAGGAGCACCTGACGCGCGAGGTCGCCCGCACCGGTGCCGGCGGCATGCTGATCGACGTCAGCGGGTTGAGCGTGGTCGACACGTTCATCGCACGGGTGCTGACCCGCATGGTGAGCATGGTGCGGCTGCTCGGCGCGGAGGTGGCGATCGTCGGGATCCAGCCCGCCGTGGCGATCACCCTGGTGGACCTCGGCGTTCCGATGGGCGGTCTCGACACCGCCCTCAACGCGGAGAAGGGACTGGCGCTGCTGGCACGGCTGCGCCGCCACGGCAGTCGCCGTGCGGACTGA
- a CDS encoding nitroreductase family protein, which yields MPVKTLDAQTLETLISAAAAAPSIHNTQPWRYRLDPDTVTLEAYAVTERGLPHTDPSGRALHVSVGASVFNLCVGVAHFGWTPIVRLLPRPKEPRLLATVRLAGGSPARNGHRADLYPAIWRRRSSRYPFADRRPPAELLTELSAAAHTAGTDLKLPDPAETAHLLQLTAEAERRSTGDALKRMESRRWLRNEGVLGIPTAALGPMDAAERIPMRDFADRADTRTPAAVFERKPTLALLTTGHDRRVDWLRTGQALEHVLLVATAHGLRYSLLHQGMEWPDVREALRDVRGGGGHVQMLIRFGYGPQGPPTPRSPAGDVLTAGAPVRG from the coding sequence ATGCCCGTGAAGACGCTCGACGCGCAGACCCTGGAGACACTGATCTCCGCCGCGGCCGCCGCACCGTCCATCCACAACACCCAGCCCTGGCGCTACCGCCTGGACCCGGACACCGTCACCTTGGAGGCGTACGCGGTCACCGAGCGCGGCCTGCCCCACACCGACCCCTCGGGCCGCGCCCTGCACGTGTCCGTGGGCGCCTCGGTGTTCAACCTCTGCGTCGGCGTCGCGCACTTCGGCTGGACACCGATCGTGCGTCTGCTGCCGCGCCCGAAGGAGCCGCGGCTGCTGGCCACCGTCCGCCTCGCCGGCGGCTCACCCGCCCGCAACGGACACCGCGCGGACCTCTACCCCGCCATCTGGCGCCGGCGCTCGAGCCGGTATCCCTTCGCCGATCGCCGCCCGCCGGCGGAGCTGCTGACCGAGCTGTCCGCCGCAGCCCACACCGCCGGCACCGACCTCAAGCTGCCCGACCCCGCGGAGACCGCCCACCTGCTGCAGCTGACGGCCGAGGCGGAACGCCGCAGCACCGGCGACGCGCTCAAGCGCATGGAGAGCCGCCGCTGGCTGCGCAACGAAGGAGTCCTCGGCATACCGACCGCGGCCCTCGGCCCGATGGACGCGGCCGAGAGGATCCCGATGCGCGACTTCGCGGACCGGGCGGACACCCGTACCCCGGCCGCCGTCTTCGAGAGGAAACCGACCCTCGCCCTGCTCACCACCGGCCACGACCGGCGCGTGGACTGGCTGCGCACCGGCCAGGCGCTGGAGCACGTCCTGCTGGTGGCGACCGCCCACGGACTGCGCTACTCGCTGCTCCACCAGGGGATGGAGTGGCCCGACGTCCGCGAAGCGCTGCGCGACGTCCGCGGTGGAGGCGGCCACGTCCAGATGCTCATCCGCTTCGGCTACGGCCCGCAGGGCCCGCCGACACCGCGCAGCCCGGCCGGCGACGTACTGACCGCCGGCGCACCGGTCCGCGGCTGA
- a CDS encoding SpoIIE family protein phosphatase, with translation MATLTGQAPHRRFPVDTEEDVGALRRAVARTAAGRAGLRTGEAELAATELGTNLLRHAHPGGYVLFRPAGDGIEMISVDHGPGIPPERIPPRPYAGHTPAVPEPPPRAAGGLGAGLAAVHRLARDFDCHSTPDGTVVLARLDRAARPMTSRWRHGGVNVPFPGEDESGDGWAVRPGNDRLEAAVVDGLGHGPPAAAAARAALAEFGRQLMTDPARYLRRAHEAMRATRGGVLGTCLIDADSGELTFAGVGNITGRVLHDGRRHPLLGRPGTLGTQLSPPKPDVQRVPWTPGSTLVLTSDGIRSGWDVTQYRGLLRHDPAVIAAVLHRDHGRLTDDATVLIVTEVPSWERGQTKGPGEAT, from the coding sequence GTGGCGACGCTGACCGGCCAGGCGCCGCACCGCCGCTTCCCCGTCGACACCGAGGAGGACGTCGGAGCCCTGCGCCGGGCCGTCGCCCGCACCGCCGCCGGACGAGCCGGACTGCGTACGGGAGAAGCCGAACTCGCCGCAACGGAACTCGGCACCAACCTGCTGCGCCACGCGCACCCCGGCGGCTACGTCCTGTTCCGGCCGGCCGGCGACGGCATCGAAATGATCTCCGTCGACCACGGCCCCGGGATCCCGCCGGAGCGCATCCCGCCCCGGCCGTACGCCGGGCACACCCCCGCCGTCCCCGAGCCTCCTCCCCGTGCCGCCGGAGGGCTGGGCGCCGGGCTCGCCGCCGTCCACCGCCTGGCCCGCGACTTCGACTGCCACAGCACCCCGGACGGCACCGTCGTGCTGGCCCGACTCGATCGCGCAGCCCGGCCGATGACGTCCCGCTGGCGCCACGGCGGCGTCAACGTCCCCTTCCCCGGCGAGGACGAATCCGGCGACGGCTGGGCGGTACGCCCCGGCAACGACAGGCTGGAGGCCGCCGTCGTCGACGGCCTGGGCCACGGGCCCCCCGCCGCCGCGGCGGCGCGTGCGGCGCTGGCGGAGTTCGGGCGACAGCTGATGACCGACCCGGCCCGGTACCTGCGCCGGGCGCACGAGGCGATGCGGGCCACCCGCGGCGGCGTACTCGGCACCTGCCTGATCGACGCGGACAGCGGCGAGCTGACCTTCGCCGGAGTCGGCAACATCACCGGACGCGTCCTGCACGACGGCCGGCGCCACCCGCTCCTCGGCCGGCCCGGCACCCTCGGCACCCAGCTGTCCCCGCCGAAGCCGGATGTGCAGCGCGTCCCCTGGACGCCGGGCTCCACCCTGGTGCTGACGTCCGACGGAATCCGCAGCGGCTGGGACGTCACCCAGTACCGCGGCCTGCTCCGGCACGACCCCGCCGTGATCGCCGCCGTACTCCACCGCGACCACGGCCGGCTGACCGACGACGCCACCGTGCTGATCGTCACGGAGGTGCCATCATGGGAGCGAGGACAGACCAAGGGCCCGGGAGAGGCGACGTGA
- a CDS encoding FAD/NAD(P)-binding oxidoreductase → MTRKLIVILGAGTGGTLVANRLRRSCPWHEAEITVVDEDDDHVDQPGLLFAPFGQVTVSGVVRPRPRRLRDGIHRRRHEVTYVDTAARSVYVADGTLLHYDVLVVATGAMPQFDEVEGLTGTGWQENVFTFSTAEGAAALRPALDRFEDGRLVVAPAGLPAACPVASLEFVLMADEYFRRRGIRHRVQLAYVTPPEEASARPVVARSVGDVLADANIEFVPDFATGEVDGAGRRLDSYDKREVRFDLAVVNPPHRGAPLQLSSR, encoded by the coding sequence ATGACGCGGAAACTGATCGTGATATTGGGCGCAGGCACCGGCGGCACACTGGTGGCGAACCGGTTGCGGCGCTCCTGCCCCTGGCACGAGGCCGAGATCACCGTGGTCGACGAAGACGACGATCACGTCGACCAGCCGGGCCTGTTGTTCGCCCCCTTCGGACAGGTCACGGTGTCCGGCGTCGTCCGGCCCCGCCCCCGGCGGTTGCGTGACGGGATCCACCGCCGACGCCACGAAGTGACGTACGTGGACACGGCCGCGCGTTCCGTCTACGTCGCCGACGGCACCCTGCTGCACTACGACGTGCTCGTGGTAGCCACCGGCGCGATGCCGCAGTTCGACGAGGTCGAGGGCTTGACCGGGACCGGCTGGCAGGAGAACGTCTTCACCTTCTCCACCGCGGAGGGCGCGGCCGCCCTGCGACCGGCGCTGGATCGGTTCGAAGACGGCCGGCTGGTGGTCGCGCCGGCCGGCCTGCCGGCCGCGTGCCCGGTCGCGTCGCTGGAGTTCGTCCTCATGGCCGACGAGTACTTCCGCAGGCGCGGTATCCGCCACCGCGTACAGCTCGCCTATGTAACCCCACCGGAGGAGGCATCCGCCCGGCCGGTCGTCGCCCGGTCAGTGGGCGACGTGCTCGCGGACGCAAACATCGAGTTCGTGCCGGACTTCGCCACCGGCGAGGTCGACGGCGCCGGCCGCAGGCTCGACTCGTACGACAAGCGAGAGGTGCGCTTCGACCTGGCGGTCGTGAACCCGCCGCACAGAGGTGCGCCGCTCCAGCTTTCCAGTCGCTAG